In Hydractinia symbiolongicarpus strain clone_291-10 chromosome 4, HSymV2.1, whole genome shotgun sequence, the following proteins share a genomic window:
- the LOC130641825 gene encoding kinesin-related protein 10-like isoform X5 translates to MTRNMPQSHNLLPYNNPANMGRPVASYGETTDSVNGKRVQGLNNTQHSSSSETRGGRDEPPARSTASPTAAQFFAEAAKKYNIPSKKKKKRHRREDDLFPTNFSYLLRTDPPPNPPGLFKYMGRRVDGKVSVMLRISPNTNLEETDSFIEVDQRRKQISVLQPKNLEHVPSKFQSFNSAPKLYAFDGIFEPDLSQTRVSSTSVLDVLHAVINGGEGCLLSYGASATGKTTTMVGSDNSNKDLGILPAAIAWLYSLLEDCKQRTGARISVRVSAVEVVGSTENLKDLLADQASGADSMDSTGDSPGVYLREDPIGGTVQLSNVSEPQAVSAEKAAFYLDAALAARTTETDESGQRQSSHMIFTVHVYQYRVERNHRRGPGGAVPYSGGRSRLHLIDLSHVNPNFRNIQHGGAPSHAALGQIIVAMLNGFKQVPYRDSKITRLLKDSIGNLTCRSTLITHVSADEKNYGKTYNTLQITSKINRSRRKRNKHCSSSSDNNSCDETGRRRRPYPAIVQTYGIDDNGLSSDYNTSSAGEDSCDTVIYMGSNGHLSDRDLTDNERPPSPDTFRAMRLKLASSSEDETNEPIELTSESAEETPLKRNKLEVLTNVIDAIPPLKIMETSNVEKAVNVVAPLVIKQENSTAASTISPSTDSTKTSLVNQLIESRNNDDIILMPNNDITDDVVDKIPSEKELRKREKRIAKLLKESLSNDDLTSVNIKNKRNLVSNDGYTSDICKSITDTYDKSNKYDGYISAPENNYRKPVQIVRGTVRQKEMDKKFDEVVKEHFNEKLEGNTSFETNNESSTDHISTSVLYNKNIQATSDVNTNSLRESSVDGPPSTVTDCIRESSVDGPAVREKENGDDFCTKNETKEPKIKDLNHVITVSAVPNFSVTKKPPLRDFVSSPKIRQNSSRAANISNTKVYKGSSTSLDNLGFRTPQLQRSYSKDDTISLVSANESDAYDSDTTSYAASPSVTRRQSGRPARLRYRWSTVYEEDENKKDIKPDKNTNSKNKKKENAVVLDSEAKPARIIASPKKSSIKSPKTEKKILSPKTNKKLANSEELLSPKSRKRFALLSPKSERKQKNSSDKRMSGCSDASSGIGSNSSQSQTPSLHSGEEVKMDDTTIEKDTSSRSRLWLFGRHKSRKGRSSSGYMSDGHVTDSSARSSRRYRFFSRSKSSLYTDGHSSGYDTSITDGGMTSCAEDLTDNESVASTKKKRRFLGLRRRSTNDLSSTRGRVKKPMWFDSRRCQSDDEGVQIKVYEIDAPAQMNRRRCKSEDAMTSRIQPRRIEELKKHREYLKSELHLALDKFPSIEYNAQLAKLNLDITDAPDVTNRNQTKSVSELEKENNMIGKKLKVLKSHIQVVTCFDAHQPRKVTQI, encoded by the exons ATGACGAGAAACATGCCACAAAGTCACAATCTTCTACCGTATAACAATCCTGCAAATATGGGGAGGCCTGTTGCAAGTTATGGGGAAACGACAGACAGCGTGAACGGGAAACGAGTGCAAG GACTCAATAATACACAACACTCCTCGTCGTCAGAAACCAGAGGAGGGAGAGATGAACCTCCAGCTCGTTCAACGGCATCTCCGACAGCTGCTCAATTTTTTGCTGA AGCTGCTAAAAAGTACAACATACCAagcaaaaagaagaagaagagacaCAGACGCGAAGATGATTTATTTCCAACAAATTTCAGTTATCTTCTCCGAACAGATCCTCCACCCAACCCGCCTGGTTTATTTAAGTACATGGGGAGGAGAGTAGATGGCAAA GTTAGTGTCATGCTACGGATCTCACCAAACACGAATTTAGAAGAAACAGACTCGTTTATTGAAGTTGATCAGAGACGCAAACAGATCTCCGTTCTACAGCCGAAAAACTTAGAGCATGTGCCTTCGAAATTTCAATCGTTCAACTCTGCACCGAAATTATACGCCTTTGATGGGATTTTTGAGCCTGATCTTTCTCAG ACTCGAGTTTCATCCACCTCCGTGCTTGATGTTCTTCACGCCGTCATCAACGGTGGAGAAGGCTGTCTCCTTTCATACGGAGCGTCTGCGACCGGGAAAACCACAACGATGGTAGGAAGTGACAACTCAAACAAAGATCTTGGTATCCTACCAGCTGCAATTGCTTGGTTGTATAGTCTTCTCGAAGATTGCAAGCAAAGAACAGGCGCTAGAATTTCCGTGCGTGTGTCCGCGGTTGAAGTAGTCGGATCAACAGAGAACTTGAAGGATTTATTAGCCGATCAAGCATCAG GTGCCGACAGCATGGACAGCACGGGAGACTCCCCAGGTGTCTACCTGCGGGAAGACCCGATAGGTGGCACCGTGCAACTGAGTAACGTTAGTGAGCCACAAGCAGTCTCTGCGGAGAAAGCTGCTTTTTATTTAGACGCTGCATTGGCTGCTAGAACtacag AAACTGATGAATCTGGACAGAGGCAATCGAGTCACATGATATTTACTGTTCATGTTTACCAGTACAGAGTAGAAAGAAACCACAGACGCGGTCCTGGCG GTGCTGTACCCTACTCTGGTGGAAGGTCCCGTTTACACTTAATAGATTTAAGTCACGTTAATCCAAATTTCCGCAACATACAGCACGGTGGAGCACCGAGTCATGCAGCATTGGGGCAAATCATTGTAGCTATGTTAAACGGATTCAAACAGGTTCCGTATAGGGATAGTAAAATTACGAGGTTGTTGAAGGATTCCatcggaaatttgacgtgccgATCTACACTCATCACTCACGTGTCGGCAGATGAAAAGAACTATGGAAAGACCTACAACACGTTACAGATAACATCTAAAATCAACAGATcgagaagaaaaagaaataag CATTGTAGTAGTTCATCAGATAACAATTCCTGTGATGAAACAGGACGGAGAAGGCGACCTTATCCCGCCATTGTCCAAACTTACGGTATCGACGATAATGGCCTCAGTTCTGATTATAACACTTCCAGTGCTGGAGAAGATTCTTGTGATACGGTTATATATATGGGTTCGAACGGTCATCTGAGTGATCGCGATTTAACGGACAACGAACGCCCTCCTTCACCGGACACTTTTAGGGCGATGAGATTAAAACTTGCATCCAGTTCGGAAGATGAGACTAATGAACCAATAGAGCTGACATCAGAGTCTGCGGAGGAGACTCCTTTAAAGAGAAATAAATTGGAAGTTTTGACGAACGTAATTGATGCAATCCCCCCCTTGAAGATAATGGAAACGTCGAATGTGGAGAAAGCAGTCAACGTCGTCGCGCCGTTAGTTATAAAGCAAGAAAATTCGACGGCTGCGAGTACAATTAGTCCGTCAACGGATAGTACTAAAACTTCACTTGTAAACCAACTGATTGAAAGTCGGAATAATGACGATATTATTTTGATGCCAAATAATGATATCACTGATGATGTCGTCGACAAAATACCGTCAGAAAAAGAACTtaggaaaagagaaaaaagaatagCGAAATTATTAAAAGAGTCTTTAAGTAACGATGATCTTACTTCCgtcaatataaaaaacaaacggAATCTAGTTTCAAATGACGGATATACATCCGACATTTGTAAGAGTATTACCGACACGTACGATAAATCGAATAAATACGACGGATATATTTCAGCGCCGGAAAATAATTATAGGAAGCCTGTTCAAATTGTTCGTGGGACTGTCAGACAAAAAGAAATGGATAAGAAATTCGACGAAGTTGTGAAAGAACATTTCAATGAAAAACTAGAAGGAAATACAAGTTTCGAAACAAATAATGAGTCGAGTACTGACCATATTTCTACGTCAGTTCTATATAACAAAAACATTCAAGCTACTTCTGATGTAAATACGAATTCATTGCGAGAATCTTCTGTTGACGGCCCGCCATCGACAGTTACAGATTGTATTCGAGAATCGTCCGTTGACGGTCCTGCTGTGAGAGAAAAGGAAAACGGCGATGACTTCTGCACGAAAAACGAAACGAAAGAGCCAAAAATTAAAGATCTGAATCACGTTATAACTGTTTCAGCGGTTCCTAATTTTTCGGTTACAAAGAAGCCACCACTTCGAGATTTCGTTTCATCGCCAAAAATTCGTCAAAATTCGTCCCGAGCGGCAAATATTTCCAACACAAAAGTTTATAAAGGAAGCTCGACAAGTTTAGACAATCTAGGTTTTCGGACACCACAACTGCAAAGATCGTATTCAAAAGATGACACCATAAGTCTTGTGTCGGCGAATGAGAGTGACGCCTATGACAGCGACACGACGTCATATGCTGCCAGTCCGTCAGTAACTAGGCGACAGTCCGGACGTCCGGCACGTTTACGTTATCGTTGGTCGACCGTTTATGAAGAAGacgaaaacaaaaaagacaTTAAACCAGACAAAAATACAaactctaaaaacaaaaagaaagaaaacgctGTAGTCCTTGATAGCGAAGCGAAGCCTGCAAGAATAATTGCATCGCCGAAAAAGTCTTCCATAAAATCaccaaaaactgaaaaaaagattttatctcCCAAGACGAATAAAAAACTCGCGAACTCAGAAGAGCTATTATCTCCGAAAAGCCGTAAAAGATTTGCTCTGTTGTCTCCCAAATCGGAACGTAAACAGAAAAATTCATCGGATAAAAGAATGTCAGGTTGTAGCGATGCCAGCAGTGGTATTGGTTCAAACTCGTCACAAAGTCAAACACCTTCCCTACACAGCGGAGAGGAGGTTAAAATGGATGACACCACTATAGAAAAAGATACAAGCAGTCGATCAAGGCTGTGGTTGTTTGG GCGTCACAAGTCCCGCAAAGGACGCTCCTCCTCCGGGTACATGAGTGACGGTCACGTTACTGATTCATCCGCTCGTTCAAGCAGAAGATACAGATTCTTTTCGCGCTCGA AATCGTCATTGTACACCGACGGACATAGCAGTGGATACGACACGTCAATAACTGACGGTGGGATGACGAGTTGTGCTGAAGATTTAACCGATAACGAATCTGTCGCCAGCACTAAGAAGAAGAGACGCTTTTTAGGCCTACGTAGGAGATCGACTAACGATTTGTCTTCAACACGAGGGCGAGTTAAAAAACCAATGTGGTTTGACAGTCGAAGATGTCAGTCTGATGACGAAGGAGTGCAAATTAAAGTTTATGAAATTGACGCTCCTGCGCAGATGAATCGACGTCGTTGCAAATCTGAGGATGCCATG actTCCAGAATCCAGCCAAGAAGAATTGAAGAACTAAAAAAGCATCGAGAATACTTGAAAAGTGAGCTTCATTTGGCTTTGGATAAATTTCCATCCATAGAATATAACGCACAACTTGCAAAACTCAATCTCGATATAACTG ATGCGCCTGACGTCACCAACAGAAATCAAACGAAATCGGTCAGCGAACTTgagaaagaaaacaatatgatcggtaaaaaattaaaggt